From Anopheles darlingi chromosome 2, idAnoDarlMG_H_01, whole genome shotgun sequence, the proteins below share one genomic window:
- the LOC125948983 gene encoding uncharacterized protein LOC125948983 yields the protein MELPKFEEQISKLRLGLEQSDRASFKKTLAQMQRLADDFKGHANEYICLAHLAKDLIDWLVRQEPATAVETSPWKACFKLAESFLENSRNAPAQLRVYCIKMLYNGILKLNGKQRAQVLLITLMAQFEITEKEVVLFQRVKRIALSNLPALQEATDRALYGAAACDVVIELQRKLLIQAAGTHGSNTDGQVRTVVLDYFREVFSTSMVILNRFFAYDRTKAEQLFRTVMETMSTTVRLDKPELIALFEDGLEYVERILAFCESEPEYLRYGEFFNLFQTLKEEPYATIGQMVQQTVKLVRSDRPTVYQYATLATTARTLYTIAPSDKLVMKVIILTAMNSFSHLNSMGSELVADLKLAAAMIELVERLLPFVRHCPSRQEQQSLCRNCSQIRRHLADRLLTILIIISINQMKGAATDRTRSPVQQTPATSYTISRVCEVFQRKVTLLKELDCDLKRSLLHSTARQAVVYVKHAMQSLRQAATETDDDSYENERKELITLTKWFIELNSTERFDFLSEFKLLRLLEGCMSTSPAFVWSNLSIQLLKLLLTIRDNKWEMPTDEASNIAGIDAINDVLRAIFFFQGKAPTDDPVRSLTVVQMYSQEHYDRFGFTFASEPSTNEKITIITQEMAFVAKFKTAPTLTSYFQQLSMLGNVRQHCLTFGMALYSLSEQEWEKLPARQINELWAGLQSHNPSTVSEQIKREASFAIISYHRFWYLNQTSKNRLREIPLEREHLRNGQLDERILLANQLDCETQTLEQLDALRHHFSAMMRLMCVEGFRSPILALLPSLMYVTSLLDSTARYCQLNYYPHRAVELQLLGLLLISQRRAEKPYDQCAALGFLLEQHHVAAECLPVFYSDTDQWPAHAGGDLSTLPALAQRAMELLQRCCHDPSPGEEPTTSAVPESRRFPLLNLCLALAIYRGSSSSRKGLESALKLIRRTLALADKWVDRAELSDGNHQLLKGRTAQILFRLATESGLPFPASVPPVAFVKLMVTNFNDLQKVCREQLLTLSLATIETTVAVLQYLLVRYEIGSYIEGYIEQMLKYTIKRGAGLRVLQILLLYGNVSADMQKVDRSEMAVGILNRLLMHRTIGSVAQYRIKPAPGQVATGLSDETNRVWSMLPSAASVFGAVQDEIDGVRKIAKESSTESSLPLTVEGRRQAFTGVTLQDSDGLSAGQEELQQRVEMPIEKYLMFDHEPTCGCPYCQSTLHKWMAFRTAALAARYAVLNGQRPVAQIGHYYQAITDHWLKVMEPRVRQALAQQPPIEPSSSKELWCTAGYRSELAKDVMRTMLHRAQFEERQGNWASVVPVYERAVSLWVGIPRLIVDEALLEDLRFNQHLAQSMLEGWRPDKEARKRSSAKSRMSYGDFLASRKASASTDVRNLGAEFDKLQLRTPVSKPHSVASRGLPKTVDRVNELLRQAASRRHQQRHASGVEDRVTAPLTTASARKPKTVNIFVDSPPPAPATERRANGRQKRTRIETSSASPFDQLTTLSSGAAKATERVDVVMDSSFAKSVVPMSHIVANSKLPSSGTKSNRYPCDHPTPDEAASTPATPVKAKEASPINSAIDSPSLNRSFRDVLVLGRKRTVETVGPKQEDHDSSSVIVVLDDSDESVHDVVEASFVDSRSTPSVSNSALSLKSYSARRNEAHGGTPMTATRRRVDPQGSSSSATAVKRKPAMRMTKVRLQFDGSSPQRERSDLKKTKTSSTSSSSNAPSAITASEQRTTRARRVGTPRVASPTPQLAATVAAAPVEVIVLDDTRRESTGVPSQENIAKRTRQRRKRINL from the exons ATGGAACTACCAAAGTTTGAAGAACAGATTAGCAAATTGCGTCTCGGACTCGAGCAATCCGATCGGGCCTCATTCAAGAAGACACTCGCACAAATGCAACGATTGGCGGATGATTTCAAGGGCCATGCGAATGAATACATCTGCCTCGCACACCTCGCCAAAGATTTGATCGATTGGCTAGTCCGCCAAGAGCCAGCGACTGCCGTGGAAACGAGCCCCTGGAAGGCTTGCTTTAAGCTTGCCGAGAGTTTTCTCGAAAACTCTCGAAACGCACCGGCACAACTACGTGTTTACTGTATTAAGATGCTGTATAATGGAATTTTAAAGCTTAACGGCAAGCAGCGCGCCCAGGTCCTGCTCATAACGTTAATGGCACAGTTCGAGATAACAGAGAAGGAGGTGGTACTATTCCAACGAGTCAAGCGCATTGCTCTTTCGAATCTGCCCGCTCTGCAAGAGGCCACCGACCGTGCACTGTACGGTGCGGCCGCCTGCGATGTTGTAATTGAGCTACAGCGCAAACTTCTAATCCAAGCAGCCGGCACACACGGATCGAACACCGATGGGCAAGTACGGACGGTAGTCTTGGACTACTTCCGGGAAGTGTTCAGTACCAGTATGGTGATTCTGAACCGCTTTTTTGCCTACGATCGCACCAAGGCGGAGCAGCTGTTTCGTACTGTGATGGAAACGATGAGCACAACGGTTCGACTCGACAAGCCGGAGCTGATTGCCCTGTTCGAGGATGGCTTGGAGTACGTTGAGAGAATACTAGCTTTCTGCGAAAGCGAACCAGAGTACCTGAGATATGGGGAGTTTTTCAACCTCTTCCAGACGTTAAAGGAGGAACCATACGCCACCATTGGCCAAATGGTGCAGCAAACGGTAAAGCTTGTACGCAGCGACCGTCCTACGGTGTACCAGTATGCGACCCTCGCTACGACAGCTCGCACCTTGTATACCATCGCTCCCTCCGATAAGCTGGTAATGAAGGTGATTATTCTCACTGCCATGAACAGCTTTTCGCATCTAAACAGCATGGGTTCAGAACTGGTCGCCGATCTGAAGCTAGCCGCGGCTATGATCGAACTAGTCGAAAGGTTGTTACCCTTCGTGCGCCACTGTCCTTCCCGGCAGGAGCAACAATCCCTGTGTCGCAACTGCTCCCAAATCCGGCGTCATCTGGCCGATCGATTGCTAACGattttgatcatcatcagtattAATCAGATGAAGGGAGCAGCAACGGATCGTACACGGTCACCGGTACAGCAGACCCCCGCTACCAGCTACACCATTTCTCGGGTCTGTGAGGTGTTCCAACGGAAGGTGACGCTGCTGAAAGAATTGGATTGTGACCTCAAGCGTTCGCTACTACACTCTACCGCACGCCAAGCGGTGGTGTATGTGAAACACGCAATGCAAAGTTTACGTCAGGCCGCAACAGAAACCGATGATGATAGctacgagaacgagagaaaggaaTTGATCACACTAACGAAATGGTTTATCGAGCTGAACAGCACGGAACGATTCGATTTTCTATCCGAGTTTAAACTGCTTCGATTACTCGAGGGCTGTATGTCCACGAGTCCGGCATTCGTTTGGTCTAACCTAAGCATCCAGTTGCTAAAGTTGCTGCTTACCATTCGTGACAACAAATGGGAAATGCCTACCGACGAAGCCAGCAACATCGCTGGCATCGATGCGATCAACGACGTGCTGCGAGCGATATTCTTCTTCCAAGGAAAAGCCCCCACCGATGATCCGGTACGATCGCTCACCGTAGTGCAAATGTACTCCCAGGAGCACTACGATCGGTTCGGATTCACTTTTGCCAGCGAGCCCTCAACCAATGAAAAAATAACGATCATCACACAGGAAATGGCATTCGTGGCCAAGTTCAAAACAGCTCCCACGCTGACCAGTTATTTCCAGCAGCTGAGCATGCTGGGCAATGTGCGTCAGCATTGCCTCACGTTCGGTATGGCGCTCTACTCGCTCAGTGAACAAGAATGGGAGAAGCTGCCAGCACGGCAAATCAACGAGTTATGGGCCGGTCTGCAAAGCCACAACCCGAGCACCGTTTCGGAACAGATCAAGCGCGAGGCATCGTTTGCCATCATAAGCTACCACCGGTTTTGGTATCTTAACCAAACCTCCAAGAACCGGCTGCGCGAGATACCGTTGGAGCGAGAACATCTGCGTAATGGACAGCTGGACGAACGGATACTGCTCGCAAACCAGCTGGATTGTGAAACGCAGACACTGGAGCAACTGGATGCGCTCCGGCACCACTTCTCGGCGATGATGAGGCTAATGTGTGTCGAAGGGTTCCGGTCACCGATCCTCGCATTGCTTCCTTCCCTCATGTACGTCACCTCCTTGCTCGACAGTACGGCTCGGTACTGTCAACTGAACTACTATCCTCATCGGGCGGTTGAACTTCAGCTGCTGGGTTTGCTATTGATCAGCCAGCGCCGGGCTGAAAAACCATACGATCAGTGCGCCGCGCTAGGGTTTCTGCTCGAGCAACACCACGTGGCGGCGGAGTGTTTGCCGGTGTTTTACAGCGATACTGATCAATGGCCAGCACATGCCGGTGGAGATCTTTCGACGTTACCAGCCTTGGCGCAGCGTGCCATGGAATTACTGCAACGCTGCTGCCACGATCCTTCTCCGGGAGAGGAACCGACAACGTCGGCTGTACCCGAATCGCGTCGCTTTCCGTTGCTCAATCTCTGCCTAGCGCTGGCCATTTATAGGGgatcgagtagcagcaggaagggGCTTGAGAGCGCACTGAAATTGATCCGGCGTACGCTTGCACTCGCGGACAAGTGGGTTGATCGAGCGGAACTATCCGATGGTAACCATCAGCTGCTAAAGGGTCGCACGGCACAGATCCTGTTTCGGTTAGCGACGGAGTCGGGTTTACCGTTTCCTGCGTCCGTTCCACCGGTAGCCTTCGTGAAGCTGATGGTTACCAATTTCAACGATCTGCAGAAGGTCTGCCGGGAGCAGCTGCTAACACTTTCGCTCGCTACCATTGAGACAACGGTGGCCGTGCTGCAATATCTGTTGGTCCGGTACGAAATTGGATCCTACATCGAGGGATACATCGAGCAGATGCTGAAGTATACCATCAAACGTGGTGCCGGTTTGCGGGTGCTACAGATTCTACTGCTTTACGGCAATGTTAGTGCCGATATGCAGAAGGTAGACCGCAGTGAG ATGGCCGTTGGAATTCTGAATCGTTTGCTAATGCACCGCACGATCGGATCGGTAGCTCAGTATCGGATCAAACCAGCCCCAGGACAGGTGGCCACTGGCCTGAGCGACGAGACGAATCGTGTGTGGTCAATGCTACCATCGGCTGCATCTGTTTTTGGTGCCGTGCAAGATGAAATCGATGGAGTACGAAAGATTGCGAAAGAATCTTCAACCGAAAGCAGCCTG CCACTTACTGTCGAAGGTCGCAGGCAAGCGTTCACGGGTGTCACATTGCAAGATAGCGACGGATTATCGGCAGGACAGGAGGAACTGCAGCAAAGGGTCGAAATGCcgattgaaaaatatttaatgtTTGACCACGAGCCTACCTGTGGTTGTCCCTACTGTCAGTCAACGTTGCACAAATGGATGGCCTTCCGAACGGCGGCCCTCGCGGCTCGATACGCGGTGCTCAATGGACAGCGACCGGTGGCACAGATCGGGCACTACTACCAAGCCATTACCGATCATTGGCTCAAGGTGATGGAACCGCGGGTACGACAAGCACTGGCTCAACAGCCACCAATCGAACCCAGCTCCTCCAAGGAGTTGTGGTGTACGGCCGGATATCGCTCGGAACTGGCAAAGGACGTCATGCGTACGATGCTTCATCGGGCACAGTTTGAAGAGCGGCAGGGCAACTGGGCTTCCGTAGTGCCGGTTTACGAACGTGCCGTTTCCTTATGGGTGGGCATACCACGTTTGATCGTCGACGAGGCGCTGCTAGAGGACCTTCGGTTCAACCAACACTTAGCACAATCGATGCTCGAGGGTTGGCGACCCGATAAAGAGGCCAGAAAACGATCTTCTGCTAAATCGAGGATGAGCTATGGTGACTTTTTGGCCTCACGCAAAGCTTCGGCTTCCACCGATGTACGTAATCTAGGTGCGGAGTTCGATAAGCTGCAGCTGCGAACACCCGTTAGCAAGCCGCATTCGGTGGCATCCCGTGGTCTACCAAAGACGGTGGATCGTGTTAATGAGCTGCTGCGGCAGGCTGCTTCCCGTCGGCATCAGCAAAGGCATGCTAGTGGTGTGGAGGATCGAGTTACCGCACCCCTTACCACGGCTTCCGCTCGCAAACCAAAGACGGTTAACATATTCGTCGattcaccaccgccagcaccagcgacggAACGACGTGCCAATGGACGACAGAAGAGAACACGAATTGAGACCAGCTCCGCCTCACCCTTTGATCAGCTAACCACACTGTCCTccggagcagcaaaagcaacagaacGAGTGGACGTGGTGATGGACAGTAGTTTCGCTAAATCTGTGGTGCCGATGTCACACATTGTGGCCAATTCGAAATTACCCAGCTCGGGCAccaaatcgaatcgatatcCGTGCGATCATCCCACACCTGATGAAGCGGCCAGTACTCCAGCGACACCagtaaaagcaaaagaagcgtCACCCATCAACTCGGCGATTGATAGTCCCTCGTTGAATAGGTCGTTTCGAGATGTGCTTGTCCTGGGAAGGAAGAGGACCGTGGAAACTGTTGGTCCAAAGCAAGAAGATCACGATAGTTCGAGCGTCATTGTCGTGCTGGATGACTCGGATGAGAGCGTCCACGATGTGGTAGAGGCAAGCTTCGTCGATTCCCGATCGACACCATCCGTATCTAATTCAGCACTGTCCCTGAAATCGTACTCCGCACGAAGAAATGAGGCTCACGGTGGCACCCCCATGACGGCGACTAGACGACGAGTAGATCCTCAAGGCTCCTCCTCATCGGCCACGGCTGTAAAGCGAAAACCGGCAATGCGAATGACCAAAGTTCGGCTTCAATTCGATGGGTCCAGTCCACAGCGAGAGCGATCGGatttgaagaaaacgaaaacatcatCTACCTCGAGCTCCAGCAATGCACCCAGTGCGATCACGGCAAGCGAACAGAGAACCACTAGGGCCCGCCGTGTAGGTACACCAAGAGTGGCATCTCCTACACCACAGCTGGCAgccaccgttgccgctgctCCGGTGGAGGTGATCGTGCTGGATGATACGAGAAGAGAGAGTACTGGTGTACCGTCGCAAGAGAATATTGCCAAGCGTACTAGGCAGCGCAGAAAACGTATTAATTTGTGA